AGCCATATGCAGCGGCAATTGGCAAAAGCAGAAAGAGTAACTCAAGCATTATTCAGCCTTTGCCTTATCGCGTGTTGTGGTTAATTCGTTAATCTGTAAGGTTTGACGTTTAATTTGCCGACTTAATGCCATATTTTTAATTTTTAATTTCAAATAGAAAAAGCCCGTAATAAACCAACCTAAAATCAAACCTAATCCAAATAAAATTGCGACCAATGTTGAAAGTTGAAATTGGCTTTGGGCGACAA
Above is a genomic segment from Aggregatibacter sp. HMT-949 containing:
- a CDS encoding LapA family protein, with product MIKYILGFIIILAIVLVAITVGANNDQIITFNYIVAQSQFQLSTLVAILFGLGLILGWFITGFFYLKLKIKNMALSRQIKRQTLQINELTTTRDKAKAE